The following coding sequences are from one [Chlorobium] sp. 445 window:
- a CDS encoding citrate synthase 3 (forms citrate from oxaloacetate and acetyl-CoA; functions in TCA cycle, glyoxylate cycle and respiration): MSEQFVPGLENVPAVKTKVSALDVVKEKIIIRGYDLIELAQSVSYLDVAHLLIYEHLPSASEASAFAESMRYKMHIPDEMYELFKALPKGMDAMDLLRTGLSILSGYEDHALLNDNSKAANIQKGVSILAKAPTIMVNAYRANRDLPIVKPDVSLSFSENFLYMIQGTKPDAETAKMFDLILTCYIDHELPNSTFTARVIASTLSDMYGAIVGAVASLKGPLHGGANEACVHMILEVLENGGSAKAEEIIMAKLARKDKIMGFGHRVYMKKYDPRALLLRDYVPKLVGRHKDGEELYKIHQTIEKVMAREKGIYPNADYPIGLMFYLLGIPIDLYTPIFFCSRIAGLVAHITEQHADNRLIRPRALYEGASDLHPPK, encoded by the coding sequence ATGAGTGAGCAATTTGTCCCCGGCTTGGAAAATGTCCCTGCGGTAAAAACCAAAGTCTCCGCACTGGATGTCGTCAAAGAAAAAATTATTATTCGTGGCTACGATCTCATTGAGCTAGCACAATCGGTATCGTACCTCGATGTGGCGCATTTGCTTATTTATGAGCATTTACCGAGTGCTAGTGAAGCCAGTGCCTTTGCTGAAAGCATGCGCTATAAAATGCACATTCCCGATGAAATGTATGAGCTCTTCAAAGCCTTACCTAAAGGCATGGATGCAATGGATTTGCTGCGCACTGGACTATCCATTCTTTCCGGCTACGAAGATCATGCGCTACTCAACGACAACTCCAAAGCCGCAAACATTCAGAAGGGGGTTTCTATCCTTGCAAAAGCTCCAACGATTATGGTCAATGCTTATCGTGCGAATCGAGATTTGCCTATTGTCAAACCTGATGTCTCGTTGTCGTTTTCTGAAAACTTCCTCTACATGATTCAAGGCACGAAGCCTGATGCCGAGACAGCCAAAATGTTTGACCTAATTCTCACCTGCTACATTGACCACGAACTTCCTAACTCCACTTTCACGGCGCGTGTGATTGCCTCGACGCTTTCGGATATGTATGGCGCGATTGTTGGCGCCGTTGCTTCACTCAAAGGTCCACTTCACGGCGGCGCTAACGAAGCCTGTGTGCACATGATACTCGAGGTTTTGGAAAACGGCGGCTCTGCCAAAGCTGAAGAAATCATTATGGCTAAACTGGCGCGCAAAGACAAAATCATGGGCTTCGGGCATCGCGTCTACATGAAAAAGTATGATCCGCGCGCGCTGCTGCTTCGCGACTATGTGCCTAAACTTGTCGGTCGGCACAAAGACGGTGAAGAACTCTACAAAATCCACCAAACGATTGAAAAAGTCATGGCGCGCGAAAAAGGCATTTATCCTAATGCAGATTATCCCATCGGACTGATGTTTTATTTGCTTGGCATTCCGATTGACCTCTATACGCCGATCTTTTTCTGCTCACGCATCGCTGGGCTTGTTGCACACATTACGGAACAGCACGCAGACAACCGCCTGATTCGACCGCGCGCACTCTATGAGGGCGCCTCCGATTTGCACCCGCCCAAGTAA